A portion of the Hymenobacter gelipurpurascens genome contains these proteins:
- a CDS encoding alpha/beta fold hydrolase, translating to MNDMHFIRHGSGKPLLLLHGIGGSWRSWQTIIDDLAKEREVIAVDLPGFGDTPPLPGDVSISTLADAVTEFLRHHNLLGIDAVGSSMGARLVLELARRGGVLGAVVSLDPGGFWRGWEIPAFYYSVAGSIRLIRALQPLMPALTGNVISRSVLFAQFSAKPWRLSQKATLDEVRTYAASPSFDELLYNLAYGEKQQGAPKGTIREPLVIGWGRQDRVCFPYQAQRALKLFPDAQLYWFDECGHLPQWDQPQETVQLILRAISGQQIPEKLSASRSPQPARSLNKAAVVGGVLALLAGGVWLAARQSRQVA from the coding sequence ATGAACGATATGCATTTTATCCGGCATGGCAGCGGCAAGCCGCTGCTATTGTTACACGGCATTGGGGGCAGCTGGCGCTCCTGGCAAACTATCATCGATGATTTGGCCAAAGAGCGTGAGGTTATTGCGGTAGATCTGCCGGGCTTCGGCGACACCCCGCCCCTGCCCGGCGACGTTTCCATCAGCACCCTGGCCGATGCCGTAACTGAGTTCCTGCGCCACCACAACCTGCTCGGGATTGATGCTGTGGGTAGCTCCATGGGAGCCCGGCTGGTGCTGGAGCTGGCCCGGCGAGGCGGCGTGCTGGGGGCCGTAGTTTCCCTGGACCCCGGTGGGTTCTGGCGTGGCTGGGAGATTCCGGCGTTTTATTACTCGGTGGCAGGATCCATTCGGCTGATACGGGCCTTGCAACCCCTGATGCCCGCTCTTACCGGCAATGTCATCAGCCGCAGTGTGCTGTTTGCGCAGTTTTCGGCCAAGCCCTGGCGGCTTTCGCAGAAAGCGACGCTCGATGAGGTGCGGACGTATGCCGCCTCGCCTTCCTTCGACGAACTCCTGTACAACCTGGCCTACGGCGAAAAGCAGCAGGGGGCCCCGAAGGGCACTATCCGGGAGCCACTCGTTATCGGCTGGGGCCGCCAAGACCGCGTGTGCTTCCCGTATCAGGCCCAGCGCGCCCTAAAGCTCTTCCCCGATGCTCAGCTGTATTGGTTTGATGAGTGCGGCCACCTGCCGCAATGGGACCAGCCGCAGGAAACCGTTCAGCTGATTTTGCGCGCCATCAGCGGCCAGCAGATTCCCGAAAAGTTATCGGCCAGCCGCAGCCCACAACCCGCCCGGAGCCTGAACAAGGCGGCCGTAGTGGGTGGAGTGCTGGCGCTGCTGGCGGGCGGTGTATGGCTGGCTGCCAGGCAGTCGCGGCAAGTGGCCTAG
- a CDS encoding Hsp20/alpha crystallin family protein, whose amino-acid sequence MAIQKYQDSFSDLSSSSFSTMLDRFFNDSIASRGRVSTFSPHIDAYETEKAYEIEASLPGMKREDIKVDFHQGRLTVTGERHFRNEEQKRHYHLVESSYGSFNRSLQLPDTVDASHISAAFEDGVLRITVPKDQQKTMRHRIEVRGTQGSPSGGQSGQMSERVGQQATDVPVQSDSGSNGNGSQSEQKTAGNMQEMQDRPQSSGVGS is encoded by the coding sequence ATGGCTATTCAGAAGTATCAGGATTCTTTTTCTGACCTGTCCTCTTCGAGCTTCAGCACCATGCTCGACCGCTTTTTCAACGACTCGATAGCATCCCGCGGACGTGTGAGCACCTTTTCGCCCCACATAGATGCGTACGAAACTGAGAAAGCCTACGAGATTGAAGCTTCGCTGCCGGGCATGAAGCGCGAGGACATTAAGGTCGATTTCCACCAAGGCCGCCTGACCGTTACCGGGGAGCGACACTTCCGCAATGAAGAGCAAAAGCGCCACTACCATCTGGTTGAAAGCTCCTACGGCTCCTTCAACCGCTCGCTCCAGCTCCCCGACACAGTAGACGCCAGCCATATCAGTGCGGCCTTTGAAGACGGCGTGCTTCGCATCACGGTGCCCAAAGACCAGCAAAAAACCATGCGCCACCGGATAGAAGTGCGTGGCACCCAGGGCAGCCCCTCCGGCGGCCAGAGCGGCCAGATGTCGGAGCGGGTAGGCCAGCAGGCCACCGATGTGCCGGTGCAGTCTGACAGTGGCAGCAACGGCAACGGCAGCCAGAGCGAGCAGAAAACAGCCGGAAACATGCAGGAAATGCAAGACCGGCCCCAAAGCTCAGGCGTGGGCTCCTGA
- a CDS encoding DUF1345 domain-containing protein, with product MAISIPTATSSTVPRLLGLSMPARMLRVLLAMGAATLCYQLAPPDFRPLTRLMMAWDGFVLSVLVLSWLTIFRASLPDIRRASLLLHPDRTWGILLALTFIGTTVSLLAVVLMLRGLHDMPLEERLEHILVSLVGVMSTWCLLHTMFALHYAHMYFSQQQLPGPDGQPVGVVFAGAEPASYWDFAYFAFVIGMTGQTSDVVITTLSMRRLVLFHSVLSFGFNTAIVALSINVLSGLL from the coding sequence ATGGCTATTTCTATTCCTACCGCCACTTCCTCTACCGTTCCGAGGCTACTGGGCCTGAGTATGCCCGCGCGCATGTTGCGGGTGCTGCTGGCAATGGGAGCGGCAACCCTTTGCTACCAACTCGCCCCTCCCGATTTTCGGCCCCTCACTCGCCTGATGATGGCCTGGGATGGTTTTGTGCTGAGCGTGCTGGTGCTGAGTTGGCTGACCATATTCCGGGCGAGCCTACCGGATATCCGTCGGGCCTCCCTGCTCCTGCACCCCGACCGCACCTGGGGCATTCTGCTGGCGCTGACCTTTATTGGTACTACTGTTAGCTTGCTGGCGGTGGTCCTGATGCTGCGAGGCCTCCACGATATGCCGCTCGAAGAGCGCCTGGAGCACATTCTGGTATCGTTGGTGGGCGTAATGAGTACGTGGTGCCTACTGCACACCATGTTTGCGCTGCACTACGCGCATATGTACTTCAGCCAGCAGCAGCTGCCGGGCCCCGACGGCCAGCCCGTGGGAGTAGTTTTTGCCGGCGCTGAGCCGGCTTCGTACTGGGACTTCGCGTATTTCGCCTTCGTGATTGGCATGACGGGGCAAACCTCCGATGTCGTCATCACCACGCTTTCTATGCGCCGGCTGGTGCTGTTTCATAGCGTACTCTCCTTTGGATTCAACACCGCCATCGTGGCCCTGAGCATCAATGTTCTCTCGGGTCTGCTGTAG
- a CDS encoding glycosyl-4,4'-diaponeurosporenoate acyltransferase CrtO family protein, which yields MLPTGKKPAVPSAALLAFCNAVPNVFWSGLGLTPISMFCYQCMARPWLYGLLAASLLAYAIPKAWFGRWQLSHRLAAYQRLGVHFVNRFTQHGDIVHSLLRRWYPQYRHVRGRAAVPALISATYHQERFHLVGLVFFLLTTLYAAALGCAGWAGLLLLTNVAYNLYPMWLQQYIRVRLGASSCAPSPPPPRPA from the coding sequence ATGCTGCCCACCGGAAAGAAACCTGCTGTGCCCTCGGCGGCCCTATTGGCCTTTTGCAACGCCGTGCCGAACGTATTCTGGTCGGGGCTGGGCCTGACGCCCATCAGCATGTTCTGCTACCAGTGCATGGCGCGCCCGTGGCTATATGGGTTGCTGGCCGCCAGCTTACTGGCCTACGCCATACCAAAAGCGTGGTTCGGGCGCTGGCAGCTCAGCCACCGGCTTGCCGCCTACCAGCGGCTGGGAGTACACTTCGTCAACCGCTTTACCCAGCACGGCGACATCGTGCACAGCCTACTCCGGCGCTGGTATCCGCAGTACCGGCATGTGCGGGGCCGCGCCGCCGTGCCGGCGCTTATCAGTGCCACCTACCACCAGGAGCGGTTTCATCTGGTGGGGCTGGTATTTTTTCTGCTGACTACCCTGTATGCTGCCGCACTGGGCTGCGCAGGCTGGGCTGGGCTGCTGCTCCTCACCAATGTGGCCTACAACCTGTACCCGATGTGGCTGCAGCAATACATCAGGGTGCGGCTCGGTGCCAGCAGCTGCGCCCCCTCCCCACCTCCGCCCAGACCGGCTTAA
- a CDS encoding MFS transporter yields MVSSPSPAVPTPEVRPTLWSPFTYSVFRAIWIASVVSNIGTWMQNVAGVWLVTTLTTSALLVALMQTATSLPAFLLSMPAGAMADLIDRRRLLLFTQGFMAVVALLLGGLTLLGEISAFGVLALTFVLGIGAAINAPVWQTVTVELVPRQILGSAITLNGVSNNIARAIGPAIGGAIIAYYSPGWVFLLNAVSFLGTFAVIYAWQRTADAPTGPAENFTGALRAGMRYVQYSPAIYAVLFRTFAFSFGASAMWGLLSVVIARRLHLSSGSYGVMLSWLGAGAIAGAFLMGRAGNRLNFNQRVLLGSLVFVGTNVALALAPSVYWLYPVMFLTGIAWLMTMTSFSTTVQLNVPKWVQARVVSVYMLVFQAGLSFGSVVWGELADRTTLQVALLATAAWMLLSMLLAVPFPMRSGENLNLEPADHWPTPTVEGSIDPDDGPVVVMIEYEVALPDQPAFHLAAQQLTRLRLRDGSLRAGVFTDVAHATRITEFFYVATWGEHQRQHHRFTKEDLAIEAQVLQFHAGPEPPRVTHFLAFPKSINIEVPTTYGAMESPQ; encoded by the coding sequence ATGGTTTCCTCCCCTTCACCTGCTGTACCTACTCCAGAAGTCCGCCCTACGCTGTGGTCGCCTTTCACCTATTCTGTCTTCCGGGCTATCTGGATTGCCTCCGTGGTATCGAATATTGGCACCTGGATGCAGAATGTGGCCGGCGTATGGCTCGTTACCACGCTTACTACTTCGGCTTTGCTGGTAGCCCTCATGCAAACGGCCACCAGTCTGCCGGCTTTCCTGCTGAGCATGCCCGCCGGCGCCATGGCCGACCTCATTGACCGGCGCCGGCTGCTGCTATTCACGCAGGGGTTTATGGCGGTGGTGGCGCTGCTGCTGGGCGGCCTCACTCTGCTAGGCGAAATATCAGCGTTTGGCGTGCTGGCTCTCACCTTTGTGCTGGGTATCGGGGCGGCCATCAATGCGCCCGTGTGGCAAACTGTAACGGTGGAGCTGGTGCCGCGCCAGATTCTGGGCTCGGCCATTACCCTGAATGGGGTTAGCAATAATATCGCGCGGGCTATCGGGCCGGCTATTGGGGGCGCCATCATAGCGTACTATTCGCCGGGGTGGGTATTTCTGCTTAATGCGGTGTCGTTTCTGGGCACGTTTGCCGTTATCTATGCCTGGCAACGCACGGCCGATGCCCCTACTGGCCCCGCCGAAAACTTTACGGGCGCCCTGCGGGCTGGCATGCGCTATGTGCAGTATTCGCCGGCCATTTATGCGGTGCTATTTCGCACGTTTGCCTTCTCCTTCGGGGCCAGCGCCATGTGGGGCCTGCTTTCAGTCGTAATTGCGCGGCGGCTGCACCTGAGCTCCGGCTCCTATGGCGTCATGCTCTCCTGGCTGGGCGCGGGCGCTATTGCGGGGGCGTTCCTGATGGGGCGCGCCGGCAACCGCCTCAATTTCAACCAGCGGGTGCTCCTGGGCTCCTTGGTATTCGTGGGTACCAATGTGGCCCTGGCCCTGGCCCCATCGGTGTACTGGCTCTACCCGGTGATGTTTCTGACGGGTATCGCCTGGCTGATGACCATGACCAGCTTTAGTACCACCGTGCAGCTAAACGTGCCCAAGTGGGTGCAGGCGCGGGTGGTGAGTGTGTATATGCTGGTGTTTCAGGCGGGGCTATCGTTTGGGAGCGTGGTGTGGGGCGAGCTTGCTGACCGCACCACGCTGCAGGTGGCACTGCTGGCCACGGCCGCCTGGATGCTGCTGAGCATGCTGCTGGCTGTGCCCTTCCCCATGCGCTCCGGCGAAAATCTCAACCTGGAGCCCGCCGACCACTGGCCTACGCCGACCGTAGAGGGCAGCATCGACCCCGATGATGGGCCCGTGGTGGTCATGATTGAGTATGAGGTAGCGCTGCCCGATCAGCCGGCTTTCCATCTGGCGGCGCAGCAGCTCACCCGCCTGCGCCTGCGCGATGGGTCGTTGCGGGCCGGTGTGTTCACGGACGTAGCGCATGCTACGCGCATCACGGAGTTTTTCTATGTGGCTACCTGGGGCGAGCATCAGCGCCAGCACCACCGCTTCACGAAGGAAGACCTGGCCATAGAAGCCCAGGTGCTGCAGTTTCATGCCGGCCCCGAGCCTCCGCGGGTCACGCATTTCCTGGCTTTCCCCAAGAGCATCAATATAGAAGTGCCCACCACGTATGGGGCCATGGAAAGCCCGCAGTAA
- a CDS encoding BlaI/MecI/CopY family transcriptional regulator, with protein MERLTQPEEEAMRAFWQLEGGFIKDVLELLPEPRPPYTTLASTVRNLERKGYLQGEKLGNTFRFTPLIAAEEYRKRFMSTFVGDYFRNSYKELVSFFAKDQKISAEELKEIVRMIEEGKAE; from the coding sequence ATGGAACGACTTACTCAACCCGAAGAAGAAGCCATGCGCGCCTTCTGGCAACTAGAAGGTGGCTTTATAAAGGATGTACTGGAACTGCTGCCCGAGCCTAGGCCACCGTATACCACCTTGGCCTCTACGGTCCGGAACCTGGAGCGCAAGGGCTACCTGCAGGGCGAGAAGCTCGGCAATACCTTCCGCTTCACGCCCCTGATTGCCGCCGAGGAATACCGGAAGCGCTTCATGAGCACCTTCGTGGGCGACTACTTCCGCAACTCCTACAAAGAGCTGGTTTCCTTCTTCGCCAAAGACCAGAAAATCAGTGCTGAGGAGCTGAAGGAGATTGTACGCATGATTGAGGAAGGCAAAGCCGAATAG
- a CDS encoding HAD family hydrolase — MQQSFDSVIFDLDGTLWNASEAITQAFQTAKNSVDYIEHDITLEQVQAVTGQPYGVVYERLFPTLPSERREEFRALCAVQELTAAQEIGGTLYPGLEETLQYLQKHYRLFIVSNCQRGYVEAFFENSQLGHYFEGHQCFGTKGLPKSENIREVVGQYGLQAPVYIGDTRGDYEASQQSNTPFIFATYGFGQVSPQEAPLRINQLADLRQLL, encoded by the coding sequence ATGCAACAGTCTTTCGACAGCGTAATATTCGACCTCGATGGCACCCTCTGGAATGCCTCCGAAGCCATTACCCAAGCTTTCCAAACCGCCAAAAACAGCGTAGACTACATAGAGCACGACATTACGCTGGAACAGGTGCAGGCCGTCACGGGCCAGCCCTACGGGGTGGTGTACGAGCGCCTGTTTCCGACTTTGCCCTCGGAGCGCCGCGAGGAGTTCCGGGCCCTGTGCGCCGTGCAGGAACTGACGGCCGCCCAGGAAATTGGGGGCACGCTCTACCCTGGCCTGGAGGAAACCCTGCAGTATCTGCAGAAACACTATCGGCTGTTCATCGTTAGCAACTGCCAGCGTGGCTACGTGGAGGCCTTCTTCGAGAACAGCCAGCTAGGCCACTATTTCGAGGGACACCAGTGCTTTGGCACCAAGGGTTTACCTAAATCGGAGAACATTCGGGAGGTGGTAGGCCAGTATGGTCTGCAAGCGCCCGTGTACATAGGTGATACCCGCGGCGACTATGAGGCCAGCCAGCAGAGCAACACGCCCTTCATCTTTGCTACTTATGGTTTTGGTCAGGTAAGCCCCCAGGAAGCACCCCTTCGCATCAACCAGCTCGCTGACCTCCGCCAGCTACTGTAG
- a CDS encoding TPM domain-containing protein, giving the protein MYRFLFFLLLCTWVGLGRPAAAFADELPPRPSPFRFVNDQAQLMSPADVRTLEGGLRRYADKTGTQLVVVTVPTLGGREVADYGRALGQAWAVGKRDKNNGIVVLLGAQEHKVTIQAGEGLRSQITPELTNRVINQQMTPSFKEGRYFAGLRSGLNALMVAADPSSAPQGTSQNQSASAAGAAGTTPDAGTNATGSGLTDELPPRATTPDPAAAPIPAYEPSSFGIGSLLMGAALIGGVLWLISRFFKRKQAPDNAPMAQSYPGNSPAPDFLPNRLNTPSQPNPMPSSGRGPNNPQAQGSGPDFFPNRGNSGGGMGMGSGMGGVLMTGAAAAAGAYLGNRMASGHDTNTPAHLNNDPTPAPAAPDAAAGAGAYTAGGGFPALGGTNEDNSGNQESAPDYFSEDNTAAEPDYFSEDESSSYDDTSSDDTGGGGFNDDNSNSGEW; this is encoded by the coding sequence ATGTATCGTTTCCTTTTCTTCTTGCTCTTATGCACGTGGGTGGGGCTAGGCCGACCGGCCGCGGCCTTTGCCGATGAGCTACCGCCTCGCCCTTCGCCGTTTCGCTTTGTAAATGATCAGGCTCAGCTGATGAGCCCCGCCGACGTCCGGACGCTGGAAGGTGGCCTACGGCGGTACGCCGATAAAACCGGCACTCAACTGGTTGTGGTAACGGTGCCCACCCTTGGCGGCCGCGAGGTAGCCGACTATGGCCGGGCGCTAGGCCAGGCATGGGCCGTGGGCAAGCGCGACAAGAACAACGGCATTGTGGTGCTGCTCGGGGCTCAGGAACATAAAGTCACGATTCAGGCCGGCGAGGGGCTGCGTAGCCAGATTACGCCCGAGCTGACCAACCGCGTAATCAACCAGCAGATGACGCCTAGCTTCAAGGAGGGCCGCTATTTTGCCGGGTTGCGCTCGGGCCTGAATGCCCTGATGGTAGCGGCCGACCCCAGCTCCGCTCCGCAGGGTACCAGCCAGAATCAGTCGGCCTCTGCGGCGGGTGCTGCCGGCACTACCCCCGATGCAGGCACCAACGCCACCGGCTCCGGCCTTACGGATGAGCTACCACCCCGCGCCACTACCCCCGATCCGGCCGCGGCCCCTATTCCAGCATACGAGCCTTCCTCCTTTGGCATAGGCAGCCTGCTGATGGGCGCTGCCCTGATTGGAGGTGTGTTGTGGCTGATTTCGCGCTTCTTTAAGCGGAAGCAAGCCCCTGACAATGCGCCCATGGCACAGAGCTACCCTGGCAACAGCCCTGCCCCCGACTTCCTGCCTAACCGCCTAAACACTCCCAGTCAGCCTAACCCAATGCCTAGCTCCGGGCGTGGCCCCAACAACCCGCAAGCCCAAGGTTCCGGTCCCGATTTCTTCCCGAACCGGGGCAACTCGGGCGGGGGCATGGGCATGGGCAGTGGCATGGGGGGCGTACTGATGACGGGGGCCGCCGCCGCCGCTGGTGCCTACCTGGGCAACCGCATGGCTTCCGGCCACGACACCAACACCCCTGCTCACCTGAACAACGACCCCACCCCGGCCCCCGCAGCACCTGACGCCGCTGCTGGCGCGGGCGCCTACACGGCGGGCGGTGGCTTCCCGGCCCTGGGCGGCACCAACGAAGACAACAGCGGAAACCAGGAGTCCGCTCCCGACTACTTCTCGGAAGACAACACGGCCGCGGAGCCCGATTATTTCTCCGAAGACGAAAGCTCCTCTTACGACGACACATCGTCGGATGATACTGGCGGGGGCGGCTTCAATGACGACAACAGCAACAGCGGCGAATGGTAG
- a CDS encoding M56 family metallopeptidase translates to MSELLIYLLKVNGALLLFCVTYYLALRRLTFYGLNRVVLLAALLFAPLYPLVDVARWFAPAAPLPAELLAYTPNWIALNATGTTTEPALGQWLLVAYWIGVAALGVRLGLQLLSLYRLHRSSRPAEFEGVAYRAVPGPVAPFAFWQTVYLNPAQHTARELPAILCHEQVHVREWHTLDVLLAQVSLLFYWFNPGIWLLRQALHENLEFNTDYRVLQSGLLDNKSYQYSLLHQSVQAQPNSIVSHFNFHLLKTRIAMMNKPRTTRVQAARYLLLLPLAAGLTLWSCAEKAYLPEPASANTNQNQAASMAENALYFIDGVTSTYAAMNQMNPSDIQSVNVIKGRKFMPGFNEDAFTQDFGAVGEKGVMLIITKAGQNSEALRAFNTKYNIVYKAADPEAVKIASDVTKGKKMSVSNLQGKLLIVDGQEVAPEAAKIEDAQVRSVFVLDAEKATAKYGEKGKNGAVLITTK, encoded by the coding sequence ATGTCGGAGCTGCTGATCTATCTGCTGAAGGTAAATGGCGCCCTGCTGCTGTTCTGCGTCACCTATTATCTGGCCCTGCGTCGCCTCACGTTCTACGGCCTCAACCGGGTGGTGCTACTGGCTGCATTGCTGTTCGCTCCGCTTTATCCGCTGGTTGATGTGGCGCGCTGGTTTGCGCCGGCTGCCCCGCTACCCGCCGAGCTACTGGCCTACACGCCCAACTGGATAGCCCTGAATGCCACCGGCACTACCACGGAGCCAGCCTTGGGCCAGTGGTTGCTAGTGGCCTACTGGATAGGGGTAGCAGCCCTGGGTGTGCGGCTGGGCCTGCAGCTACTTTCCCTCTACCGCCTGCACCGTTCCTCGCGCCCCGCCGAGTTTGAGGGGGTGGCCTACCGGGCGGTTCCGGGCCCCGTGGCGCCCTTTGCCTTCTGGCAGACGGTGTATCTGAACCCCGCGCAACATACCGCCCGGGAACTGCCTGCCATCCTGTGCCACGAGCAGGTACACGTGCGAGAGTGGCACACGCTGGATGTGCTCCTGGCCCAGGTTAGCCTGCTATTCTACTGGTTCAACCCCGGCATATGGCTCCTGCGCCAGGCGCTGCACGAAAACCTGGAGTTCAATACCGATTACCGTGTGCTGCAATCGGGCCTGCTCGACAACAAGTCTTATCAATACAGCCTGTTGCACCAGAGTGTGCAGGCCCAGCCTAATTCTATCGTCAGCCATTTCAATTTCCACCTCCTCAAAACCCGTATCGCCATGATGAACAAGCCCCGTACTACCCGCGTGCAAGCCGCCCGTTACCTGCTACTGCTACCCCTGGCCGCTGGCCTCACGCTCTGGAGCTGCGCGGAGAAAGCCTACCTGCCGGAGCCTGCTTCAGCCAATACCAACCAAAATCAGGCGGCTTCTATGGCTGAAAATGCCCTGTATTTCATAGATGGGGTTACGAGTACCTACGCGGCCATGAATCAAATGAACCCCAGCGATATCCAAAGCGTGAACGTCATTAAGGGGCGCAAATTCATGCCGGGCTTCAACGAGGACGCTTTCACGCAAGACTTTGGCGCAGTAGGGGAGAAGGGGGTAATGCTCATTATCACCAAAGCCGGCCAGAATTCGGAGGCCTTGCGTGCATTTAACACGAAATACAACATCGTATACAAAGCCGCTGACCCGGAAGCGGTAAAAATTGCGTCCGATGTAACCAAGGGTAAAAAGATGTCAGTCAGCAACCTGCAAGGCAAATTGCTAATAGTTGATGGCCAGGAAGTAGCTCCCGAAGCTGCCAAAATAGAGGATGCCCAAGTCCGAAGCGTGTTTGTGCTTGATGCCGAAAAGGCTACCGCCAAATATGGTGAGAAAGGTAAAAATGGCGCTGTTCTTATTACAACCAAATAA
- a CDS encoding nuclear transport factor 2 family protein, which produces MNESLTIINKYLDLVQAFSTDSTAYAVVLHPAIEQTEYPNLLNRTIQRRSFSEILDNARIARELLRDPHYEVQNTQISPDGTVILECSWQATAINDVGALVRNQRISAQVCLFFELREGKIYRMRRYSCYDML; this is translated from the coding sequence ATGAACGAATCGCTTACTATTATCAATAAGTATCTGGACTTGGTGCAAGCGTTCAGCACGGATAGTACTGCTTACGCTGTGGTGCTGCATCCTGCCATCGAGCAAACCGAGTATCCTAACCTACTAAACAGAACCATTCAGCGCCGGTCCTTCTCCGAGATTCTGGATAACGCCCGCATTGCCAGAGAGCTCCTGCGCGACCCTCATTATGAGGTGCAGAATACGCAGATCAGCCCCGATGGCACCGTGATTCTGGAATGTTCGTGGCAGGCTACCGCCATCAATGATGTGGGGGCACTGGTGCGCAATCAGCGTATATCGGCGCAGGTTTGCCTGTTTTTTGAACTGCGGGAAGGCAAAATCTATCGGATGCGCCGCTACTCTTGCTACGATATGCTATAG